A single region of the Oncorhynchus kisutch isolate 150728-3 linkage group LG30, Okis_V2, whole genome shotgun sequence genome encodes:
- the LOC109874996 gene encoding transcriptional repressor p66 alpha isoform X4, which produces MSEEAVRQTRSQKRALGREISPHDSEAPPTQSDSKKLKLDGAETGAPDQDHESPNEPQPEPQPETTKDDQDLVKPLVKPVVQPEKATEPELPRLTLPLVLPSHPAKEQEQDRAPKQSEQSLENRTERNDCGDQVKVKSEMHLDGQNRTVRSEPMVASSMMTSTEVKATIKVEVQTGEQALDMSTSRGAIKREPCPPSPDDDVIVLSDNDSCSLPMNDLNHFKELDTVLLMKSRPEERDRIIKQLKEELRLEEAKLVLLKKLRQSQIQKDALQKVWTHAAKPSGLSGSAAPPSLIRGSIAASKGSQQVVSGRSSGTVIPPPLVRGGQQISSKHGSHNSQIIMPPLVRGAQIQSLRQQQQQQLSGSGSGSSGPPPLLLAPRANVPGSQAQRGLMQSSLIRVGNVNNASLLVNISQASPTNMKGPSISSQSGNSSVSVVNVNDSPAARQAAAKLALRKQLEKTLLEIPPPKPPAPELNFLPSAANNEFIYLVGLEDVVQNLLDSMMRAKTGLAPVKPAIKEPFTCIQCSTDFTCRWRQDKAKGGTILCADCMSSNQKKALKAEHTNRLKAAFVKALQQEQEIEQRILQQTASPVSHTPSSSSSSSPSVKTEHLMSQQLKQVQAQARVSSLHHHHQQQNRGQSIARHHSNIKQSPQGQLSRGGIPSVGVRGVSHSFSSSSSQLQSAVAAAALVSRPGKHAHVRPAAQGSKGSSSGNSSRGSAQATAWRKQNINTGVTMAYVNPSLSVHKTSSTVDARQREYLLDMIPSRPISQTANTWK; this is translated from the exons ATGTCTGAGGAGGCTGTTCGTCAGACACGCAGCCAGAAGAGGGCGCTGGGGAGGGAAATCTCACCCCATGATTCTGAAGCACCTCCCACTCAGTCTGACAGCAAAAAGCTCAAACTAGACGGGGCCGAGACTGGAGCTCCGGACCAGGATCATGAGAGCCCAAATGAACCACAACCAGAACCACAACCTGAAACAACGAAGGATGACCAGGACCTGGTTAAACCTCTGGTCAAGCCTGTGGTCCAGCCTGAGAAGGCAACGGAACCAGAACTACCCCGATTAACATTACCGTTAGTGTTACCATCGCACCCGGCAAAAGAGCAAGAGCAGGACCGGGCACCGAAACAGTCAGAACAGAGCTTAGAGAACCGGACTGAGCGGAATGACTGCGGCGACCAGGTAAAGGTGAAGAGTGAGATGCATCTAGATGGGCAGAACCGGACTGTGCGGTCAGAACCGATGGTGGCCAGCAGCATGATGACGTCAACGGAGGTGAAGGCTACCATTAAAGTGGAGGTCCAGACAGGAGAGCAGGCTCTGGACATGAGCACCTCTAGAGG GGCCATAAAGAGGGAGCCGTGTCCCCCGTCCCCAGATGATGATGTCATTGTCCTGTCAGATAACGACTCCTGCAGTCTGCCGATGAACGATTTGAACCACTTCAAGGAGCTGGACACAGTCCTACTCATG AAGAGCAGGCCAGAGGAGAGGGATCGCATCATCAAACAGTTGAAGGAGGAGCTGAGGTTGGAGGAGGCCAAGCTGGTGCTGCTGAAGAAACTACGCCAGAGCCAGATACAGAAGGATGCGTTGCAGAAGGTATGGACACATGCAGCCAAG CCCTCAGGATTGTCGGGTTCTGCGGCTCCTCCATCTCTGATCCGGGGATCCATCGCAGCCAGCAAAGGCTCCCAGCAG GTGGTGTCAGGTAGGAGTTCAGGCACAGTCATTCCACCTCCTCTGGTGAGGGGAGGGCAGCAGATCTCCTCCAAACATGGCTCCCACAACTCCCAGATCATCATGCCACCTCTGGTCAGAGGGGCACAG ATCCAGTCTCTccggcagcagcagcaacagcagctgtCAGGGTCTGGCTCAGGGAGCTCTGGCCCCCCTCCTCTGCTGCTGGCTCCCAGGGCCAACGTACCCGGCTCTCAGGCCCAGAGAGGCCTCATGCAGTCAAGCCTCATCAGGGTGGGCAACGTCAACAATGCCAGCCTGCTGGTTAACATCTCAcaa GCCTCTCCAACCAACATGAAGGGTCCTTCTATCTCTTCCCAGTCTGGAAACAGCAGTGTGTCAGTGGTCAACGTGAACGACTCTCCTGCCGCCCGCCAGGCTGCGGCTAAGCTAGCCCTGCGTAAGCAACTGGAGAAGACCCTTCTGGAGATTCCTCCTCCCAAGCCTCCGGCCCCAGAGCTCAACTTCCTGCCCTCGGCAGCCAACAACGAGTTCATCTACCTAGTGGGCCTGGAGGACGTGGTGCAGAACCTGCTGGACTCCATGATGAGAG CTAAAACAGGGTTGGCCCCCGTCAAACCTGCCATCAAAGAGCCCTTCACCTGCATCCAGTGTAGCACCGACTTTACTTGTCGCTGGAGGCAGGACAAGGCCAAGGGCGGGACCATACTCTGTGCTGACTGCATGTCCTCCAATCAGAAGAAAGCCCTAAAGGCTGAGCACACCAATAGGCTGAAGGCTGCGTTCGTCAAGGCCCTGCAGCAGGAGCAGGAGATAGAGCAGCGGATCCTCCAGCAGACCGCCTCCCCTGTctctcacaccccctcctcttcctcctcctcctctccgtcGGTGAAGACGGAGCATCTGATGTCCCAGCAGCTGAAGCAGGTTCAGGCCCAGGCTAGGGTCTCCTCTTTGCATCACCATCACCAGCAGCAGAACAGAGGACAGAGCATTGCACGCCACCACTCCAACATCAAACAG aGCCCTCAGGGCCAGCTCTCCCGTGGCGGTATCCCATCGGTGGGGGTGAGGGGCGtgtcccactccttctcctcctcctcctctcagctgcaGAGCGCTGTGGCCGCTGCGGCCTTGGTCAGCCGGCCAGGTAAGCATGCCCATGTGCGCCCCGCTGCCCAGGGTTCTAAGGGCAGCTCCAGTGGGAACAGCAGCAGAGGTAGCGCCCAAGCCACTGCATGGAGGAAGCAGAACATCAACACAG gTGTGACCATGGCCTATGTGAACCCCAGTCTGTCAGTCCATAAGACCTCGTCCACAGTGGACGCCCGCCAGAGAGAGTACCTCCTGGACATGATTCCATCGCGCCCCATCTCCCAGACAGCTAACACATGGAAATAA
- the LOC109874996 gene encoding transcriptional repressor p66 alpha isoform X1, with amino-acid sequence MSEEAVRQTRSQKRALGREISPHDSEAPPTQSDSKKLKLDGAETGAPDQDHESPNEPQPEPQPETTKDDQDLVKPLVKPVVQPEKATEPELPRLTLPLVLPSHPAKEQEQDRAPKQSEQSLENRTERNDCGDQVKVKSEMHLDGQNRTVRSEPMVASSMMTSTEVKATIKVEVQTGEQALDMSTSRGAIKREPCPPSPDDDVIVLSDNDSCSLPMNDLNHFKELDTVLLMKSRPEERDRIIKQLKEELRLEEAKLVLLKKLRQSQIQKDALQKVWTHAAKPSGLSGSAAPPSLIRGSIAASKGSQQVVSGRSSGTVIPPPLVRGGQQISSKHGSHNSQIIMPPLVRGAQPIAVSPQQIQSLRQQQQQQLSGSGSGSSGPPPLLLAPRANVPGSQAQRGLMQSSLIRVGNVNNASLLVNISQASPTNMKGPSISSQSGNSSVSVVNVNDSPAARQAAAKLALRKQLEKTLLEIPPPKPPAPELNFLPSAANNEFIYLVGLEDVVQNLLDSMMRAKTGLAPVKPAIKEPFTCIQCSTDFTCRWRQDKAKGGTILCADCMSSNQKKALKAEHTNRLKAAFVKALQQEQEIEQRILQQTASPVSHTPSSSSSSSPSVKTEHLMSQQLKQVQAQARVSSLHHHHQQQNRGQSIARHHSNIKQSPQGQLSRGGIPSVGVRGVSHSFSSSSSQLQSAVAAAALVSRPGKHAHVRPAAQGSKGSSSGNSSRGSAQATAWRKQNINTGVTMAYVNPSLSVHKTSSTVDARQREYLLDMIPSRPISQTANTWK; translated from the exons ATGTCTGAGGAGGCTGTTCGTCAGACACGCAGCCAGAAGAGGGCGCTGGGGAGGGAAATCTCACCCCATGATTCTGAAGCACCTCCCACTCAGTCTGACAGCAAAAAGCTCAAACTAGACGGGGCCGAGACTGGAGCTCCGGACCAGGATCATGAGAGCCCAAATGAACCACAACCAGAACCACAACCTGAAACAACGAAGGATGACCAGGACCTGGTTAAACCTCTGGTCAAGCCTGTGGTCCAGCCTGAGAAGGCAACGGAACCAGAACTACCCCGATTAACATTACCGTTAGTGTTACCATCGCACCCGGCAAAAGAGCAAGAGCAGGACCGGGCACCGAAACAGTCAGAACAGAGCTTAGAGAACCGGACTGAGCGGAATGACTGCGGCGACCAGGTAAAGGTGAAGAGTGAGATGCATCTAGATGGGCAGAACCGGACTGTGCGGTCAGAACCGATGGTGGCCAGCAGCATGATGACGTCAACGGAGGTGAAGGCTACCATTAAAGTGGAGGTCCAGACAGGAGAGCAGGCTCTGGACATGAGCACCTCTAGAGG GGCCATAAAGAGGGAGCCGTGTCCCCCGTCCCCAGATGATGATGTCATTGTCCTGTCAGATAACGACTCCTGCAGTCTGCCGATGAACGATTTGAACCACTTCAAGGAGCTGGACACAGTCCTACTCATG AAGAGCAGGCCAGAGGAGAGGGATCGCATCATCAAACAGTTGAAGGAGGAGCTGAGGTTGGAGGAGGCCAAGCTGGTGCTGCTGAAGAAACTACGCCAGAGCCAGATACAGAAGGATGCGTTGCAGAAGGTATGGACACATGCAGCCAAG CCCTCAGGATTGTCGGGTTCTGCGGCTCCTCCATCTCTGATCCGGGGATCCATCGCAGCCAGCAAAGGCTCCCAGCAG GTGGTGTCAGGTAGGAGTTCAGGCACAGTCATTCCACCTCCTCTGGTGAGGGGAGGGCAGCAGATCTCCTCCAAACATGGCTCCCACAACTCCCAGATCATCATGCCACCTCTGGTCAGAGGGGCACAG CCAATCGCTGTGTCTCCCCAGCAGATCCAGTCTCTccggcagcagcagcaacagcagctgtCAGGGTCTGGCTCAGGGAGCTCTGGCCCCCCTCCTCTGCTGCTGGCTCCCAGGGCCAACGTACCCGGCTCTCAGGCCCAGAGAGGCCTCATGCAGTCAAGCCTCATCAGGGTGGGCAACGTCAACAATGCCAGCCTGCTGGTTAACATCTCAcaa GCCTCTCCAACCAACATGAAGGGTCCTTCTATCTCTTCCCAGTCTGGAAACAGCAGTGTGTCAGTGGTCAACGTGAACGACTCTCCTGCCGCCCGCCAGGCTGCGGCTAAGCTAGCCCTGCGTAAGCAACTGGAGAAGACCCTTCTGGAGATTCCTCCTCCCAAGCCTCCGGCCCCAGAGCTCAACTTCCTGCCCTCGGCAGCCAACAACGAGTTCATCTACCTAGTGGGCCTGGAGGACGTGGTGCAGAACCTGCTGGACTCCATGATGAGAG CTAAAACAGGGTTGGCCCCCGTCAAACCTGCCATCAAAGAGCCCTTCACCTGCATCCAGTGTAGCACCGACTTTACTTGTCGCTGGAGGCAGGACAAGGCCAAGGGCGGGACCATACTCTGTGCTGACTGCATGTCCTCCAATCAGAAGAAAGCCCTAAAGGCTGAGCACACCAATAGGCTGAAGGCTGCGTTCGTCAAGGCCCTGCAGCAGGAGCAGGAGATAGAGCAGCGGATCCTCCAGCAGACCGCCTCCCCTGTctctcacaccccctcctcttcctcctcctcctctccgtcGGTGAAGACGGAGCATCTGATGTCCCAGCAGCTGAAGCAGGTTCAGGCCCAGGCTAGGGTCTCCTCTTTGCATCACCATCACCAGCAGCAGAACAGAGGACAGAGCATTGCACGCCACCACTCCAACATCAAACAG aGCCCTCAGGGCCAGCTCTCCCGTGGCGGTATCCCATCGGTGGGGGTGAGGGGCGtgtcccactccttctcctcctcctcctctcagctgcaGAGCGCTGTGGCCGCTGCGGCCTTGGTCAGCCGGCCAGGTAAGCATGCCCATGTGCGCCCCGCTGCCCAGGGTTCTAAGGGCAGCTCCAGTGGGAACAGCAGCAGAGGTAGCGCCCAAGCCACTGCATGGAGGAAGCAGAACATCAACACAG gTGTGACCATGGCCTATGTGAACCCCAGTCTGTCAGTCCATAAGACCTCGTCCACAGTGGACGCCCGCCAGAGAGAGTACCTCCTGGACATGATTCCATCGCGCCCCATCTCCCAGACAGCTAACACATGGAAATAA
- the LOC109874996 gene encoding transcriptional repressor p66 alpha isoform X6 — MSEEAVRQTRSQKRALGREISPHDSEAPPTQSDSKKLKLDGAETGAPDQDHESPNEPQPEPQPETTKDDQDLVKPLVKPVVQPEKATEPELPRLTLPLVLPSHPAKEQEQDRAPKQSEQSLENRTERNDCGDQVKVKSEMHLDGQNRTVRSEPMVASSMMTSTEVKATIKVEVQTGEQALDMSTSRGAIKREPCPPSPDDDVIVLSDNDSCSLPMNDLNHFKELDTVLLMKSRPEERDRIIKQLKEELRLEEAKLVLLKKLRQSQIQKDALQKPSGLSGSAAPPSLIRGSIAASKGSQQVVSGRSSGTVIPPPLVRGGQQISSKHGSHNSQIIMPPLVRGAQIQSLRQQQQQQLSGSGSGSSGPPPLLLAPRANVPGSQAQRGLMQSSLIRVGNVNNASLLVNISQASPTNMKGPSISSQSGNSSVSVVNVNDSPAARQAAAKLALRKQLEKTLLEIPPPKPPAPELNFLPSAANNEFIYLVGLEDVVQNLLDSMMRAKTGLAPVKPAIKEPFTCIQCSTDFTCRWRQDKAKGGTILCADCMSSNQKKALKAEHTNRLKAAFVKALQQEQEIEQRILQQTASPVSHTPSSSSSSSPSVKTEHLMSQQLKQVQAQARVSSLHHHHQQQNRGQSIARHHSNIKQSPQGQLSRGGIPSVGVRGVSHSFSSSSSQLQSAVAAAALVSRPGKHAHVRPAAQGSKGSSSGNSSRGSAQATAWRKQNINTGVTMAYVNPSLSVHKTSSTVDARQREYLLDMIPSRPISQTANTWK; from the exons ATGTCTGAGGAGGCTGTTCGTCAGACACGCAGCCAGAAGAGGGCGCTGGGGAGGGAAATCTCACCCCATGATTCTGAAGCACCTCCCACTCAGTCTGACAGCAAAAAGCTCAAACTAGACGGGGCCGAGACTGGAGCTCCGGACCAGGATCATGAGAGCCCAAATGAACCACAACCAGAACCACAACCTGAAACAACGAAGGATGACCAGGACCTGGTTAAACCTCTGGTCAAGCCTGTGGTCCAGCCTGAGAAGGCAACGGAACCAGAACTACCCCGATTAACATTACCGTTAGTGTTACCATCGCACCCGGCAAAAGAGCAAGAGCAGGACCGGGCACCGAAACAGTCAGAACAGAGCTTAGAGAACCGGACTGAGCGGAATGACTGCGGCGACCAGGTAAAGGTGAAGAGTGAGATGCATCTAGATGGGCAGAACCGGACTGTGCGGTCAGAACCGATGGTGGCCAGCAGCATGATGACGTCAACGGAGGTGAAGGCTACCATTAAAGTGGAGGTCCAGACAGGAGAGCAGGCTCTGGACATGAGCACCTCTAGAGG GGCCATAAAGAGGGAGCCGTGTCCCCCGTCCCCAGATGATGATGTCATTGTCCTGTCAGATAACGACTCCTGCAGTCTGCCGATGAACGATTTGAACCACTTCAAGGAGCTGGACACAGTCCTACTCATG AAGAGCAGGCCAGAGGAGAGGGATCGCATCATCAAACAGTTGAAGGAGGAGCTGAGGTTGGAGGAGGCCAAGCTGGTGCTGCTGAAGAAACTACGCCAGAGCCAGATACAGAAGGATGCGTTGCAGAAG CCCTCAGGATTGTCGGGTTCTGCGGCTCCTCCATCTCTGATCCGGGGATCCATCGCAGCCAGCAAAGGCTCCCAGCAG GTGGTGTCAGGTAGGAGTTCAGGCACAGTCATTCCACCTCCTCTGGTGAGGGGAGGGCAGCAGATCTCCTCCAAACATGGCTCCCACAACTCCCAGATCATCATGCCACCTCTGGTCAGAGGGGCACAG ATCCAGTCTCTccggcagcagcagcaacagcagctgtCAGGGTCTGGCTCAGGGAGCTCTGGCCCCCCTCCTCTGCTGCTGGCTCCCAGGGCCAACGTACCCGGCTCTCAGGCCCAGAGAGGCCTCATGCAGTCAAGCCTCATCAGGGTGGGCAACGTCAACAATGCCAGCCTGCTGGTTAACATCTCAcaa GCCTCTCCAACCAACATGAAGGGTCCTTCTATCTCTTCCCAGTCTGGAAACAGCAGTGTGTCAGTGGTCAACGTGAACGACTCTCCTGCCGCCCGCCAGGCTGCGGCTAAGCTAGCCCTGCGTAAGCAACTGGAGAAGACCCTTCTGGAGATTCCTCCTCCCAAGCCTCCGGCCCCAGAGCTCAACTTCCTGCCCTCGGCAGCCAACAACGAGTTCATCTACCTAGTGGGCCTGGAGGACGTGGTGCAGAACCTGCTGGACTCCATGATGAGAG CTAAAACAGGGTTGGCCCCCGTCAAACCTGCCATCAAAGAGCCCTTCACCTGCATCCAGTGTAGCACCGACTTTACTTGTCGCTGGAGGCAGGACAAGGCCAAGGGCGGGACCATACTCTGTGCTGACTGCATGTCCTCCAATCAGAAGAAAGCCCTAAAGGCTGAGCACACCAATAGGCTGAAGGCTGCGTTCGTCAAGGCCCTGCAGCAGGAGCAGGAGATAGAGCAGCGGATCCTCCAGCAGACCGCCTCCCCTGTctctcacaccccctcctcttcctcctcctcctctccgtcGGTGAAGACGGAGCATCTGATGTCCCAGCAGCTGAAGCAGGTTCAGGCCCAGGCTAGGGTCTCCTCTTTGCATCACCATCACCAGCAGCAGAACAGAGGACAGAGCATTGCACGCCACCACTCCAACATCAAACAG aGCCCTCAGGGCCAGCTCTCCCGTGGCGGTATCCCATCGGTGGGGGTGAGGGGCGtgtcccactccttctcctcctcctcctctcagctgcaGAGCGCTGTGGCCGCTGCGGCCTTGGTCAGCCGGCCAGGTAAGCATGCCCATGTGCGCCCCGCTGCCCAGGGTTCTAAGGGCAGCTCCAGTGGGAACAGCAGCAGAGGTAGCGCCCAAGCCACTGCATGGAGGAAGCAGAACATCAACACAG gTGTGACCATGGCCTATGTGAACCCCAGTCTGTCAGTCCATAAGACCTCGTCCACAGTGGACGCCCGCCAGAGAGAGTACCTCCTGGACATGATTCCATCGCGCCCCATCTCCCAGACAGCTAACACATGGAAATAA
- the LOC109874996 gene encoding transcriptional repressor p66 alpha isoform X3: MSEEAVRQTRSQKRALGREISPHDSEAPPTQSDSKKLKLDGAETGAPDQDHESPNEPQPEPQPETTKDDQDLVKPLVKPVVQPEKATEPELPRLTLPLVLPSHPAKEQEQDRAPKQSEQSLENRTERNDCGDQVKVKSEMHLDGQNRTVRSEPMVASSMMTSTEVKATIKVEVQTGEQALDMSTSRGAIKREPCPPSPDDDVIVLSDNDSCSLPMNDLNHFKELDTVLLMKSRPEERDRIIKQLKEELRLEEAKLVLLKKLRQSQIQKDALQKVWTHAAKPSGLSGSAAPPSLIRGSIAASKGSQQVVSGRSSGTVIPPPLVRGGQQISSKHGSHNSQIIMPPLVRGAQQIQSLRQQQQQQLSGSGSGSSGPPPLLLAPRANVPGSQAQRGLMQSSLIRVGNVNNASLLVNISQASPTNMKGPSISSQSGNSSVSVVNVNDSPAARQAAAKLALRKQLEKTLLEIPPPKPPAPELNFLPSAANNEFIYLVGLEDVVQNLLDSMMRAKTGLAPVKPAIKEPFTCIQCSTDFTCRWRQDKAKGGTILCADCMSSNQKKALKAEHTNRLKAAFVKALQQEQEIEQRILQQTASPVSHTPSSSSSSSPSVKTEHLMSQQLKQVQAQARVSSLHHHHQQQNRGQSIARHHSNIKQSPQGQLSRGGIPSVGVRGVSHSFSSSSSQLQSAVAAAALVSRPGKHAHVRPAAQGSKGSSSGNSSRGSAQATAWRKQNINTGVTMAYVNPSLSVHKTSSTVDARQREYLLDMIPSRPISQTANTWK, encoded by the exons ATGTCTGAGGAGGCTGTTCGTCAGACACGCAGCCAGAAGAGGGCGCTGGGGAGGGAAATCTCACCCCATGATTCTGAAGCACCTCCCACTCAGTCTGACAGCAAAAAGCTCAAACTAGACGGGGCCGAGACTGGAGCTCCGGACCAGGATCATGAGAGCCCAAATGAACCACAACCAGAACCACAACCTGAAACAACGAAGGATGACCAGGACCTGGTTAAACCTCTGGTCAAGCCTGTGGTCCAGCCTGAGAAGGCAACGGAACCAGAACTACCCCGATTAACATTACCGTTAGTGTTACCATCGCACCCGGCAAAAGAGCAAGAGCAGGACCGGGCACCGAAACAGTCAGAACAGAGCTTAGAGAACCGGACTGAGCGGAATGACTGCGGCGACCAGGTAAAGGTGAAGAGTGAGATGCATCTAGATGGGCAGAACCGGACTGTGCGGTCAGAACCGATGGTGGCCAGCAGCATGATGACGTCAACGGAGGTGAAGGCTACCATTAAAGTGGAGGTCCAGACAGGAGAGCAGGCTCTGGACATGAGCACCTCTAGAGG GGCCATAAAGAGGGAGCCGTGTCCCCCGTCCCCAGATGATGATGTCATTGTCCTGTCAGATAACGACTCCTGCAGTCTGCCGATGAACGATTTGAACCACTTCAAGGAGCTGGACACAGTCCTACTCATG AAGAGCAGGCCAGAGGAGAGGGATCGCATCATCAAACAGTTGAAGGAGGAGCTGAGGTTGGAGGAGGCCAAGCTGGTGCTGCTGAAGAAACTACGCCAGAGCCAGATACAGAAGGATGCGTTGCAGAAGGTATGGACACATGCAGCCAAG CCCTCAGGATTGTCGGGTTCTGCGGCTCCTCCATCTCTGATCCGGGGATCCATCGCAGCCAGCAAAGGCTCCCAGCAG GTGGTGTCAGGTAGGAGTTCAGGCACAGTCATTCCACCTCCTCTGGTGAGGGGAGGGCAGCAGATCTCCTCCAAACATGGCTCCCACAACTCCCAGATCATCATGCCACCTCTGGTCAGAGGGGCACAG CAGATCCAGTCTCTccggcagcagcagcaacagcagctgtCAGGGTCTGGCTCAGGGAGCTCTGGCCCCCCTCCTCTGCTGCTGGCTCCCAGGGCCAACGTACCCGGCTCTCAGGCCCAGAGAGGCCTCATGCAGTCAAGCCTCATCAGGGTGGGCAACGTCAACAATGCCAGCCTGCTGGTTAACATCTCAcaa GCCTCTCCAACCAACATGAAGGGTCCTTCTATCTCTTCCCAGTCTGGAAACAGCAGTGTGTCAGTGGTCAACGTGAACGACTCTCCTGCCGCCCGCCAGGCTGCGGCTAAGCTAGCCCTGCGTAAGCAACTGGAGAAGACCCTTCTGGAGATTCCTCCTCCCAAGCCTCCGGCCCCAGAGCTCAACTTCCTGCCCTCGGCAGCCAACAACGAGTTCATCTACCTAGTGGGCCTGGAGGACGTGGTGCAGAACCTGCTGGACTCCATGATGAGAG CTAAAACAGGGTTGGCCCCCGTCAAACCTGCCATCAAAGAGCCCTTCACCTGCATCCAGTGTAGCACCGACTTTACTTGTCGCTGGAGGCAGGACAAGGCCAAGGGCGGGACCATACTCTGTGCTGACTGCATGTCCTCCAATCAGAAGAAAGCCCTAAAGGCTGAGCACACCAATAGGCTGAAGGCTGCGTTCGTCAAGGCCCTGCAGCAGGAGCAGGAGATAGAGCAGCGGATCCTCCAGCAGACCGCCTCCCCTGTctctcacaccccctcctcttcctcctcctcctctccgtcGGTGAAGACGGAGCATCTGATGTCCCAGCAGCTGAAGCAGGTTCAGGCCCAGGCTAGGGTCTCCTCTTTGCATCACCATCACCAGCAGCAGAACAGAGGACAGAGCATTGCACGCCACCACTCCAACATCAAACAG aGCCCTCAGGGCCAGCTCTCCCGTGGCGGTATCCCATCGGTGGGGGTGAGGGGCGtgtcccactccttctcctcctcctcctctcagctgcaGAGCGCTGTGGCCGCTGCGGCCTTGGTCAGCCGGCCAGGTAAGCATGCCCATGTGCGCCCCGCTGCCCAGGGTTCTAAGGGCAGCTCCAGTGGGAACAGCAGCAGAGGTAGCGCCCAAGCCACTGCATGGAGGAAGCAGAACATCAACACAG gTGTGACCATGGCCTATGTGAACCCCAGTCTGTCAGTCCATAAGACCTCGTCCACAGTGGACGCCCGCCAGAGAGAGTACCTCCTGGACATGATTCCATCGCGCCCCATCTCCCAGACAGCTAACACATGGAAATAA